A segment of the Longimicrobiales bacterium genome:
AGCATCCACACGTGGGCCGCGAACAGTCGCGAGAACCGGCTGACACCCTGGTCCAACGATCCCGTCTCGGATCCCCACGGCGAAGCATTCTGGGTACGCGACGAGGACAGCGGCGAGAGCCACTCACTCGCTCCTGGGCCGCGGCCCGCGCCCACCCGCTACGACGTGCACCACGGCTTCGGCTACACCCATTTTCGCCACGCCCATGACGGCCTCGCCTGCGAAGCAACCGTCTTCGTCCCGCGCTACGAACCCGTGCGCATCGTGCGCGTCATGATTCGCAACGATTCGGATCGCCCGCGCCGCTGCTCCGTCTTCGGCTTCGCGCAGCTCGTGCTCGGCGGCGAAGCCGCCGCGACGCGTGGCGGTGTGTCGGTCTCCTTCGATGAAGCGACCGGCGCACTCCTCGCGCGCAACAACGGGCGCGGCGAGTTCAGTGCCCGCGTTGCGTTCGCCTCCGTCGTGGCCGACGGCGCGACCACGCACTGGTGCGCGGATCGCGCGGCCTTCATCGGTGACGGCGGCGACCTCGCCGCACCTTCCGCGCTGCGACGGGACGCGCTGGAGGAACGGATCGGTGATGATGCATGCGCGGCATGGCAGGTGAGGCTGCGCATCGAGCCGGGTGAGACGTCGACGTGTGCGTTTCTGCTCGGCGAAGGCGACGAGGCCGGCGCTGCCCGCACGGTGCTGCACCGCTTCACCGACGTCATGGCGATCGATGAGGCATTCGAGAACGTGCGCGCATTCTGGCGCGATCTACTGGACAGTGTGCAGGTCGAAACGCCGTCGCCCGTCATCGACCGCATCCTCAACGGCTGGCTCTCCTACCAGAACCTGGCCTGCCGCATGTGGGGCCGCACCGCGTTCTACCAGTCGGGCGGCGCATTCGGCTTCCGTGACCAGCTCCAGGATGCGTCCGCCCTGCTCTACCTCGACCCGGCGTTCACTCGCCGCCAGATCCTGCTGCACGCCGCGCATCAGTTCGTCGAGGGCGACGTGCTGCACTGGTGGCATCCGCCGCTTTCCAAGGGCATCCGGACCCGCTTTTCCGACGACCTGCTCTGGCTGCCGTACATCACCGCATTCTACGTCGATTCGACAGGGGACGACACGATTCTCGACCAGAGCGTCGGATTCGTGCAGGCGCGGCTGCTGGAGGATGGCGAGGATGAGGCGTTCATGGTTCCGGAGAGGTCGCACCAGGACGCCACGGTCTTCGAGCACTGCTGTCGCAGCATCGATCGATCGCTCACGACGGGTGCGCATGGACTGCCGCTCATGGGTACGGGCGACTGGAACGACGGGATGAACCGCGTCGGGCGGGAAGGGAAGGGCGAGAGCGTCTGGCTCGGCTTCTTCCTCTACGACATCCTGCATTCCTTCATCCCGCTGTGCGAGTCGCGCGGCGAGTCGCAGCGGGCGGAGCGGTACCGCGAGTACCACCGTCAGCTCGAGCACGCGCTGAACGGAGCGGGCTGGGACGGCGAGTGGTACCGGCGGGCGTACTACGACAGCGGTGCGCCGATCGGATCAGCGACCAGCGACGAGTGCCGCATCGACACCATCGCGCAGGCGTGGGCCGTGCTGTCCGGCGCAGCGCCGGAGGAGCGCGCGCGCATGGCGCTCGATGCGATGGAGCAGCACCTGGTGTCCGAGGAGGAGGGGATCATCCGGCTGCTCACGCCGGCGTTCGACCGCACGCCGCACGATCCAGGCTACATCAGGGGCTATGTACCGGGTGTGCGCGAGAACGGCGGGCAGTACACGCACGGCGCGCTCTGGGGCGTGCGAGCACTGGCAGAGGCGGGGCGCACCGAGCGCGCGGCGCGCCTGCTCGAGATGCTCAGCCCGGTCAGCCACGGCAGCACGGGCGACGCTGTGGACGTCTACAAGGTCGAGCCGTGGGTCATCGCCGCCGACGTCTATGGTGTCGAGCCGCACGTGGGACGTGGCGGCTGGACGTGGTACACGGGCTCCGCTGGATGGATGTTCCGCGTCGCGCTCGAGTCCGTGCTGGGCCTCACGATCCACCGTGGCAGCGAGCTGCTGCTCCGGCCGTGCATCCCCGCCGGCTGGCCCGGCTTCCGCATCCGTTACCGGCTGCCGGACCGTGCGACGACGTACGAGATCAGCGTGGAGAACGGCGCGGAGCGGACGCATGCGACGCTGGACGACGCCTCGCTTACGGTGCGCGACCGCGCCGTCGTCATCCCGATCGAGCCGGATGGCCGTGCGCACCACGTGCACGTGCGGCTCGGCAGCGACGTGGGACCGCGCTACGAGCCGCGGCCCGCATGATCGAGCGCACCGCCGTTGCTGCGGATGATTTCGGAGTAGAACCGCGCGCTCGTCTTGGGCGTGCGGGCCTGCGTCTCGAAGTCCACGTGTACGATGCCGAATCGCGGACCGTAGCCGGCGGCCCATTCGAAGTTGTCGAGCAGCGACCAGGCGAAATAGCCGCGCACGTCGACGCCCTGCTGGATTGCGGCATGCACCGCGAGCAGGTGGTCGTGCAGATACTGCACGCGCAGGGGGTCGTGCACGGCATCGTCGCGGACCTTCGGCGGGTCGTAGAACGCCGAGCCGTTCTCCGTGATGTAGAGCGGCGTGTCGCCATAGTCCCGCTTCACCCGCAGCAGCAGGTCAGTGAGTGCAGAGGGATAGACCTCCCACTCCCAGCCGAGCACGGTGTGCGGGTTCTGCGGCTGGCGGACCAGGCTCGCCCGCACCGGGGGCGCCGCGTCGTCGTGCCGCGTGACGCCGCGCTTGTAGTAGTTGATCCCGATGAAATCGAGCGGCTGGCGGATCAGTGCCATGTCCTCGTCGCTGTGCCGCGGCCACGCGTCGCCGAAGACGTCCGCCAGCTCGGCGGGGTAGCGGCCATGCACGACCGGATCGAGGAACTGCCGGTTCATGTACGCGTCGGCACGCTGCGTCGCCGCAACGTCCTCGGCACGCTCGCTCGCTGGCACCTTGGGCTCCAGGTTCACGACGATGCCGATCACGCCCGTCTTCGCGTCGGAGCGGAACGCCTGCACCGCCTGCCCGTGCGCGCGCAGCAGGTTGTGCGCGACGATCGGCGCCTCGTAGTGACTGCGGTGACCCGGCGCGTGCGTGCCGTGCAGGTACCCGGCGTCCACGACGACCCACGGCTCGTTCAGCGTCGCCCACATCGGTACGCGGTCGCCCAGTGCGCCGTACAGCACGCTTGCGTAGTCCGTGAACCAGTGCGCGACGTCCGGGTTGAGCCACCCGCCGCGGTCGTCGAGCGCGGCCGGCAGATCCCAGTGGTACAGCGTCAGGTTCGGCGTGATGTCACGCTCCAGCAGAGCGTCGACCAGCCGCTCGTAGAAGTCGAGTCCCCTGCGGTTGACGGCGCCGCGTCCCTCGGGCAGCACACGGCTCCACGAGACGCTGAAGCGGTACGCCTGCAGCCCCAGCTCCTGCATCAGCGCCACGTCCTCCGCCCACCGGTTGTAGTGGTCGCAGGCGACATCGGCCGTCTCACCGAACGCGGTGTTGCCGGGCGTGTGCTCGAAGCGGTACCAGTTGCTCGCGCCGGCGCCGTC
Coding sequences within it:
- a CDS encoding GH1 family beta-glucosidase yields the protein MSELQFPKGFLWGAATSAHQIEGSPLADGAGASNWYRFEHTPGNTAFGETADVACDHYNRWAEDVALMQELGLQAYRFSVSWSRVLPEGRGAVNRRGLDFYERLVDALLERDITPNLTLYHWDLPAALDDRGGWLNPDVAHWFTDYASVLYGALGDRVPMWATLNEPWVVVDAGYLHGTHAPGHRSHYEAPIVAHNLLRAHGQAVQAFRSDAKTGVIGIVVNLEPKVPASERAEDVAATQRADAYMNRQFLDPVVHGRYPAELADVFGDAWPRHSDEDMALIRQPLDFIGINYYKRGVTRHDDAAPPVRASLVRQPQNPHTVLGWEWEVYPSALTDLLLRVKRDYGDTPLYITENGSAFYDPPKVRDDAVHDPLRVQYLHDHLLAVHAAIQQGVDVRGYFAWSLLDNFEWAAGYGPRFGIVHVDFETQARTPKTSARFYSEIIRSNGGALDHAGRGS